The following proteins are encoded in a genomic region of Magallana gigas chromosome 1, xbMagGiga1.1, whole genome shotgun sequence:
- the LOC105346819 gene encoding high mobility group protein 20A encodes MMDLGNHGNNANMTLVKLNLEGFDDDASKEGIAVESSFASGENSLVMTPTMSDLPTVGLQQTTEVEGVAPTEKKKGGWPKGKKRKKMRDSNAPKPALNGYLHFLNERREILRRENPTMAFAEMIRVLGAEWTKLPQHEKQRFLDEAEKDKERYNREMEAYQKTEAFKLFKAQKEKKMKEMEAQSSSLELMGEREEDEKGAFDIPIFTEEFLDHNKAREGELRQLRKQTTELEEQNAILSKHIESMKHAIEKLEIEAVQQRSTNMALQGHLDNLRTTLTDNFNSVPLPGTSELPTLDTIDNYMAKLHNLILDSPQDHQALISMVRDVIGRLNIDQDKM; translated from the exons ATGATGGACTTGGGTAACCATGGAAACAATGCCAACATGACACTGGTCAAGCTGAATCTGGAGGGGTTTGATGATGATGCGTCAAAAGAGGGAATCGCAGTCGAATCTTC GTTTGCATCAGGAGAAAATAGTCTAGTTATGACCCCTACCATGTCGGATCTACCCACAG TAGGGCTACAACAGACTACAGAAGTGGAGGGCGTGGCACCAACAGAG aaaaagaAAGGTGGTTGGCCAAAAGGAAAAAAGAGGAAAAAGATGAGAGACTCCAACGCTCCGAAGCCGGCACTAAACGGCTACCTACACTTCCTGAACGAGAGGCGGGAAATCTTACGCAGAGAGAATCCAACCATGGCCTTTGCCGAAATGATCCGGGTTCTGGGAGCCGAGTGGACCAAATTACCGCAACACGAGAAACAG AGATTTCTGGATGAAGCAGAAAAGGACAAGGAGCGTTATAACAGAGAGATGGAGGCCTACCAGAAAACCGAggcatttaaactcttcaaggcacagaaagagaagaaaatgaaag AAATGGAAGCCCAGAGTAGTTCTTTAGAG TTGATGGGGGAGAGAGAGGAGGATGAGAAAGGAGCCTTTGACATTCCAATCTTCACCGAGGAATTCCTGGACCATAATAAAG ctCGTGAAGGAGAACTGAGACAGCTGAGAAAGCAAACCACAGAGCTGGAGGAACAGAACGCAATCCTGAGTAAGCACATTGAGAGCATGAAGCACGCAATCGAGAAACTCGAGATAGAGGCTGTGCAACAACGCAGCACAAACATGGCGCTACAAGGTCACCTTGACAACCTCCGAACCACGCTTACCGACAACTTTAACTCTGTGCCATTACCAG GCACCAGTGAGCTTCCTACCCTGGACACAATAGACAACTACATGGCCAAGCTCCACAACCTGATCCTGGACTCCCCCCAGGACCATCAGGCCCTCATATCCATGGTCAGGGACGTGATTGGTCGGCTAAATATAGACCA GGATAAGATGTGA